Proteins encoded together in one Amblyomma americanum isolate KBUSLIRL-KWMA chromosome 1, ASM5285725v1, whole genome shotgun sequence window:
- the LOC144112837 gene encoding uncharacterized protein LOC144112837, which produces MFGVLDETGTLEYGQVFVQYSNDMLRYKVNDPATILEGDVIVTKNPCMHPGDIRKLEAVNVPQLHHVRDCIVFPQKGERPHPDEMAGSDLDGDEYSVLWYEDLIFNNNCNPMHYYSDPPKERKASIGVQDMVDFFCQYIKGDKIGLIANAHLVWADILDGGINSHRCRELARKCAVNLDFAKCGDLKGLQNSEKPPMYPDFMEKLDTKNTYCSRKVLGQLYRNCKKVELSTECLEVVEESLPDPRLLLEGREQFMKEATSAYKRYAKKIWALLKSYRIESESEALSGAVSKLSKYMKENDSTDMAMVLESQVEHVVRQTREEFFSEQLDEAHENLKASAWYQVTYELQSSEGGIQSFPWVVSDVLMRIVVNTSSCLPVPASRNSFSQRLGALLLRVPHPGGGDQDDAQHGDTQVLTNLLRLMYDWIDSSREFLFIKDAEELGLYKNIMREACVKVTRSLSRDMPPHKLVILCLRFACAWCLKIFQGGSDGEVISKECRRRYRLGHLALITLNRLSMSGNLAYLCRAPEGCPSTELIRIYINREDEVLFEILRRYEDIVTEIMTDWSGVEDIQCDLKMDRMDDWFLQLMVTGSRWALERLKEIVVYPSFREVLLLAFERKKNAIAGTLE; this is translated from the exons ATGTTTGGCGTGCTGGACGAGACCGGCACACTCGAGTACGGGCAGGTGTTTGTCCAGTACTCGAACGACATGCTACGATACAAGGTCAACGACCCTGCCACCATCCTCGAAG GCGACGTGATCGTGACCAAGAACCCGTGCATGCACCCGGGGGACATCCGGAAGCTGGAGGCAGTGAATGTGCCGCAGCTGCATCACGTGCGCGACTGCATTGTCTTCCCTCAGAAGGGGGAGCGGCCACACCCCGACGAGATGGCCG GTTCTGACCTGGATGGCGACGAGTACTCAGTGCTGTGGTACGAGGACCTCATCTTCAATAACAACTGCAATCCCATGCACTACTACAGCGACCCACCCAAGGAACGAAAGGCGTCTATTGGG GTCCAGGACATGGTGGACTTCTTTTGCCAGTACATTAAGGGTGACAAGATCGGCCTGATTGCCAACGCGCACCTCGTCTGGGCCGATATACTGGACGGCGGCATCAACTCGCACCGCTGCCGCGAACTGGCGCGCAAATGTGCCGTCAACCTTGACTTCGCCAAGTGCGGCGACCTCAAGGGCTTGCAGAACTCTGAGAAGCCACCCATGTACCCGGACTTCATGGAGAAGCTCGACACAAAGAACACCTACTGTTCGCGCAAGGTTCTCGGGCAGCTCTACCGAAATTGCAAAAAG GTTGAACTGAGCACCGAGTGCCTTGAAGTGGTGGAAGAGAGCCTTCCAGACCCCCGACTGCTGCTCGAGGGAAGAGAACAGTTCATGAAAGAAGCCACGTCCGCCTATAAGCG GTACGCTAAGAAGATTTGGGCACTGCTGAAGTCGTACCGCATCGAAAGCGAAAGCGAGGCCCTCTCCGGGGCCGTGTCCAAGCTCAGCAAATATATGAAGGAGAACGACTCCACAGACATGGCCATGGTGCTCGAGAGCCAGGTCGAGCATGTGGTGCGCCAAACGCGCGAGGAGTTCTTCTCTGAGCAGCTCGACGAGGCTCACGAGAACCTTAAGGCCTCTGCCTGGTACCAG GTGACGTACGAGCTTCAGTCTTCTGAAGGTGGCATCCAGAGCTTCCCCTGGGTGGTGTCCGATGTGCTCATGCGCATTGTGGTCAACACGTCCTCTTGCCTCCCTGTGCCGGCATCGCGCAACAGCTTCAGCCAACGACTCGGGGCGCTGCTGCTACGCGTGCCGCACCCTGGTGGCGGCGACCAGGACGACGCACAGCACGGTGACACGCAGGTGCTGACCAACCTTCTCAGGCTCATGTACGACTGGATCGACTCCAGTCGCGAGTTCCTCTTCATCAAGGACGCAGAGGAGTTGGGCCTCTACAAGAATATCATGCGCGAGGCCTGCGTCAAG GTGACCCGCTCCCTCTCGAGGGACATGCCGCCGCACAAGCTGGTGATCCTGTGCCTGCGCTTTGCGTGCGCATGGTGCCTCAAGATCTTCCAGGGCGGAAGCGACGGGGAGGTCATCTCCAAGGAGTGCCGGCGCCGCTATCGGCTGGGACACCTGGCCCTGATCACGCTCAACCGGCTTTCCATGTCCGGCAACCTGGCCTACCTGTGCAGGGCACCCGAGGGGTGCCCCTCCACAGAGCTGATCAG GATTTACATCAACCGGGAAGATGAAGTACTCTTCGAAATCTTGCGCCGCTACGAGGATATCGTCACGGAGATCATGACGGACTGGTCCGGTGTTGAGGACATCCAGTGCGACCTCAAGATGGACCGCATGGACGATTGGTTTCTCCAGCTAATGGTCACCGGGAGCCGCTGGGCGCTGGAGCGCCTCAAGGAAATTGTTGTCTACCCGTCTTTCCGGGAGGTGCTCTTGCTTGCATTCGAGCGGAAGAAGAATGCCATTGCCGGAACACTAGAGTGA